One window of the Actinacidiphila yeochonensis CN732 genome contains the following:
- a CDS encoding DUF5999 family protein, producing the protein MCTHTPTCPTADSPDREAAQTIAAHPEQGWSLLCNSVLIFEDTGELLPDGQIVAPHRPVGTDARGRQADLAAA; encoded by the coding sequence CTGTGCACGCACACCCCGACGTGTCCGACCGCTGACAGCCCCGACCGCGAGGCCGCGCAGACCATCGCCGCCCATCCCGAGCAGGGCTGGAGCCTGTTGTGCAACTCGGTCCTGATCTTCGAGGACACCGGCGAGCTGCTGCCCGACGGGCAGATCGTCGCCCCGCACCGGCCGGTCGGCACCGACGCCCGCGGCCGCCAGGCCGACCTCGCCGCCGCCTGA